One Falsihalocynthiibacter arcticus DNA segment encodes these proteins:
- a CDS encoding 5-formyltetrahydrofolate cyclo-ligase: MDLAARKSQARKDAFARRKLAFDAVNSTPVTRLTEVLAPYRKKTLAAYVPMRTEISPLAAMEAHSGQVCVPVIQSAGTALKFALWTADMAMVEGAFGARIPQNITYVTPDVLIVPLVAFDDAGNRLGYGGGFYDRTLQDLRRSRHVVAIGLAFEAQHADELPLEATDQPLDFIVTEAKTRTFSR; the protein is encoded by the coding sequence GTGGATTTAGCTGCTCGAAAGTCCCAAGCTCGGAAGGACGCCTTCGCGCGCCGAAAACTAGCGTTTGATGCTGTGAACTCTACGCCAGTAACGCGTTTGACTGAGGTGCTTGCGCCATATCGCAAGAAAACACTCGCTGCATATGTGCCTATGCGTACAGAGATAAGCCCGCTTGCAGCTATGGAGGCGCATTCCGGGCAAGTCTGTGTTCCGGTGATCCAAAGCGCAGGAACCGCCCTGAAGTTCGCGCTTTGGACGGCGGATATGGCGATGGTTGAAGGTGCGTTTGGTGCGCGTATTCCGCAGAATATTACCTATGTTACCCCTGATGTTTTGATTGTCCCTTTGGTGGCTTTTGACGATGCGGGTAACAGGTTGGGATATGGCGGTGGCTTTTATGACCGCACATTGCAAGACTTGCGCAGATCGCGTCACGTGGTGGCCATCGGTTTGGCCTTTGAAGCACAGCACGCCGATGAATTGCCACTTGAAGCCACCGATCAACCCCTTGATTTCATCGTTACTGAGGCCAAAACTCGGACCTTTTCCCGCTAA
- the mgtE gene encoding magnesium transporter — MSDDFIRPEMSDDDSYELDSSLIERVLAVVRLDDTLGLTALLKPLHAADVADLLEQIGASSRRKLLALWGAGMDGDVLSELDEGLREEVIHALEPATLAYAIRDLESDDVVDLLEDLEAPQRDAILQALGDRDRVAVEHSLNYPSESAGRLMQREVVAGPEHWTVGEAIDYIRQDPELPEQFYHMILVDPMMRPVGYVTLGKLLGSARNVKLKALCEESFRTIPATQPEADVAYAFNQYHLISAPVVDDSGRLVGVITIDDAMIVLDEEHEEDIMRLAGAGDGSISDRLWETAKQRFPWLAVNLCTAILASRVIVQFESTISQLVVLAALMPIIASMGGNAGTQSLTVTVRALATKDLTSRNMWRVIRREALVGLVNGLLFAAALGAFGFFWYGSAALGAVLAVAIVINLFVAGFVGVGAPVILDKMGVDPALASGTFVMTVTDMVGFFAFLGLATLVLV, encoded by the coding sequence ATGAGCGACGATTTTATCAGACCAGAGATGTCAGACGACGATTCTTATGAACTCGACTCGTCGCTTATTGAGCGTGTTTTAGCGGTAGTTCGCTTGGATGATACTCTTGGATTGACGGCCCTTTTGAAGCCGTTGCATGCGGCCGACGTGGCCGACCTTTTGGAGCAGATCGGGGCGAGTTCACGGCGTAAATTGCTAGCTCTTTGGGGGGCGGGAATGGACGGCGACGTTCTTTCCGAACTCGACGAGGGTTTGCGCGAAGAAGTCATCCATGCACTCGAACCCGCAACTTTGGCCTATGCCATTCGCGACCTTGAGAGTGACGATGTTGTTGACCTCCTCGAAGACCTAGAAGCACCTCAACGTGACGCCATTTTGCAGGCTTTGGGTGACCGTGATCGTGTCGCCGTTGAACACTCCCTGAACTATCCAAGCGAAAGCGCGGGCCGCTTGATGCAGCGCGAAGTCGTGGCGGGCCCAGAGCATTGGACCGTCGGCGAAGCTATTGACTACATTCGTCAAGATCCTGAATTGCCCGAGCAGTTCTATCATATGATCCTTGTGGATCCGATGATGCGCCCCGTGGGATATGTGACTTTGGGCAAATTGTTGGGCTCGGCCCGAAATGTGAAATTGAAGGCTTTGTGCGAGGAAAGTTTTCGCACAATTCCAGCCACTCAACCCGAAGCCGACGTCGCCTATGCTTTCAACCAGTATCACCTGATTTCCGCGCCTGTTGTCGATGACTCGGGGCGTTTGGTGGGGGTGATTACCATAGATGACGCAATGATAGTTCTGGATGAGGAGCACGAAGAAGACATCATGCGCCTTGCGGGGGCAGGGGACGGGAGCATTTCCGACCGTCTTTGGGAAACCGCCAAACAACGTTTTCCTTGGCTGGCCGTCAACCTCTGTACGGCTATCTTGGCGTCTCGTGTGATTGTTCAGTTTGAGTCCACCATTTCGCAGCTGGTCGTTTTGGCCGCCTTAATGCCCATCATTGCCTCGATGGGTGGCAACGCAGGGACGCAATCCCTGACCGTGACGGTACGTGCGCTGGCGACAAAAGACCTTACATCGCGCAATATGTGGCGGGTTATCCGACGCGAAGCCCTCGTCGGGTTGGTGAACGGTTTGTTATTCGCGGCCGCGCTCGGGGCGTTTGGCTTCTTTTGGTATGGCAGTGCGGCACTGGGAGCGGTGCTTGCCGTGGCGATTGTGATTAACCTGTTTGTGGCGGGTTTTGTGGGTGTTGGGGCGCCCGTTATCCTTGATAAAATGGGTGTTGACCCTGCTCTTGCTTCGGGAACTTTCGTGATGACGGTGACGGATATGGTTGGCTTTTTTGCCTTCCTAGGTTTGGCAACTTTGGTCTTGGTATAG
- the guaD gene encoding guanine deaminase, with protein MVDLLLGQVLSFKSNPFEHPFEEAARHIFKGAIVIENGKIAAVGDAADLLKTHPTARVTDYGERLLTAGFVDAHVHYPQTAIIASWGKRLIDWLNTYTFPEETRFFDAEYAQEISNRYLDLVLANGTTTVASYCTIHPESVNAIFTAAAERDMRIVAGKTCMDRNAPDGLRDTVQSAYDDSKALLEKWHGVGRAGYAITPRFSPTSTPEQLQALGALWAEYPDVLMQTHLSEQVDEIEWVKSLSPDARDYLDTYESCGLLGKGGLYGHAIYLTDREKDRLKEVDASLIHCPTSNTFIGSGLFDMAGLMADGHRIGLATDTGGGSNFSMLRTMAAAYEVGQLRGTPLHAAQLYWLATQGAARALHLDDKIGNISVGMEADIIALNMSSTPAIAQRTQHAEDIWEALFATIMMGDDRAIDATWVGGKLLC; from the coding sequence ATCGTGGACCTACTCTTAGGACAAGTACTTTCGTTCAAAAGCAACCCTTTTGAGCACCCCTTTGAGGAAGCCGCGCGGCATATCTTTAAGGGCGCAATCGTCATTGAAAACGGAAAAATCGCCGCCGTGGGCGACGCCGCTGATTTGCTCAAAACCCATCCTACGGCCCGCGTCACCGATTATGGCGAGCGGCTATTGACGGCGGGATTCGTTGACGCCCACGTCCACTACCCTCAAACGGCCATCATCGCAAGTTGGGGCAAACGCCTTATTGATTGGCTGAACACCTACACCTTTCCCGAAGAAACACGTTTTTTTGATGCGGAGTATGCACAGGAAATTTCGAACCGCTATCTTGACCTCGTTTTGGCCAATGGCACCACCACGGTCGCGAGTTATTGCACCATCCATCCCGAAAGCGTCAACGCCATATTCACAGCCGCCGCCGAGCGAGATATGCGCATTGTGGCGGGAAAAACCTGCATGGATCGCAACGCGCCTGACGGGCTGCGCGACACGGTGCAGTCGGCCTATGATGACAGCAAAGCCTTACTTGAGAAGTGGCACGGTGTGGGGCGCGCAGGCTATGCTATCACGCCACGATTTTCGCCGACCTCAACGCCGGAACAACTCCAAGCCTTGGGCGCATTATGGGCTGAGTACCCAGACGTTTTGATGCAAACCCACCTCTCGGAACAAGTTGACGAAATCGAATGGGTAAAGAGCTTATCCCCTGACGCGCGCGATTACCTCGATACATATGAGAGTTGCGGATTATTAGGAAAAGGCGGCCTTTACGGCCATGCAATCTACCTAACCGATCGCGAGAAAGACCGCCTCAAAGAGGTTGATGCAAGCTTGATCCATTGCCCAACATCCAACACGTTTATTGGGTCGGGTCTCTTTGATATGGCGGGCTTGATGGCCGACGGGCACCGCATCGGCCTCGCAACGGACACGGGCGGCGGCTCAAACTTTTCCATGCTGCGCACCATGGCCGCCGCTTATGAAGTCGGACAGCTTCGCGGCACACCCCTGCACGCCGCCCAACTCTACTGGCTGGCCACCCAAGGCGCCGCGCGCGCGCTGCATTTAGACGATAAAATCGGCAATATCTCGGTGGGAATGGAGGCGGATATTATCGCGCTCAACATGTCCTCAACCCCCGCCATTGCCCAACGGACACAACACGCCGAAGACATCTGGGAGGCCCTCTTTGCCACCATCATGATGGGCGATGATCGCGCAATCGACGCCACATGGGTTGGCGGTAAACTTCTGTGTTAA
- a CDS encoding CAP domain-containing protein: MKVLLYCVVLALSACSTSINQAPVPPTATGTKSPAIVNADSLLYEARKAKGLPNVTKNPRLKKAAQAQTLDMIEMATLSHKGSNGSNSRDRMRAQGYKGCFFAENIAKTSKGLEGAFDLWMKSTDHRNNIQNRKATEYGIYGANGYWTLVLASPC; encoded by the coding sequence ATGAAGGTCCTTTTATATTGCGTCGTTTTAGCGCTCTCGGCTTGTTCGACCTCCATAAACCAAGCTCCAGTACCGCCCACTGCAACGGGTACTAAAAGTCCGGCGATCGTGAATGCTGATAGCTTGCTTTATGAGGCACGCAAGGCCAAGGGGTTACCCAACGTCACGAAAAATCCGCGCCTGAAAAAGGCAGCCCAAGCCCAGACGTTGGACATGATTGAAATGGCCACGCTCTCCCACAAAGGGAGTAATGGTAGCAACAGTCGCGACCGAATGCGGGCGCAGGGCTACAAGGGATGCTTCTTTGCTGAAAACATCGCCAAAACGTCAAAAGGACTGGAAGGCGCGTTTGATCTGTGGATGAAGTCCACGGACCACCGAAACAACATCCAAAACCGCAAAGCCACGGAGTATGGGATTTACGGAGCGAACGGGTATTGGACTTTGGTTTTGGCAAGTCCCTGTTAA
- a CDS encoding 8-oxoguanine deaminase has protein sequence MYLLIENACLAMTMDDRGREIPDANILVKGGVVQAVGQNLRAGLAPEVAQNLSTHSAKGCLVTPGLVNTHHHLYQTMTRAVPEAQDGLLFGWLKTLYPIWARFGPAEMHSGAVIGLAELALSGCSLSSDHMYVYPNGARLEDSIEAAQRVGLRFQPTRGAMSIGESNGGLPPDSLVEREADILEDMIRVIDAHHDIREGSMLRVGVAPCSPFSVSRELMRDSAVLARDKGVMMHTHLAENQEDIAYSREKFGCTPGEFARDLGWVGEDVWHAHCVKLVVEDLTLFAATKTGIAHCPCSNCRLGSGIAPVREMLDAGVPVGLGVDGSASNDMGNLIGEARQMMLLQRVKNGADSMSVREALRVATRGGAEVLGRNDCGQIAVGKRADLAIWDLGGIEAAGSWDPAAILLAGPQKVRDLFVEGRHVVKEYQLTTVDLPKAIETQNQLARALMA, from the coding sequence ATGTATTTATTGATTGAAAACGCGTGTTTGGCCATGACGATGGACGATCGCGGGCGCGAGATTCCTGATGCCAACATCCTTGTCAAGGGCGGGGTTGTTCAGGCCGTGGGACAAAATCTGCGGGCGGGATTAGCACCGGAAGTCGCGCAAAATCTGTCGACTCATTCTGCAAAAGGCTGCCTTGTGACGCCCGGATTGGTGAACACGCACCACCACCTGTATCAAACCATGACCCGCGCGGTGCCCGAGGCCCAAGACGGGTTGCTCTTTGGTTGGCTCAAAACGCTCTATCCAATTTGGGCGCGGTTCGGCCCCGCAGAAATGCACTCCGGTGCGGTGATTGGCCTCGCGGAATTGGCGCTTTCTGGCTGTTCTCTCAGTTCGGACCACATGTATGTCTACCCCAATGGCGCCCGTCTTGAGGATAGTATTGAGGCCGCGCAACGGGTGGGGCTTCGGTTTCAACCCACGCGCGGCGCGATGAGCATTGGAGAAAGCAATGGGGGCTTGCCGCCCGACAGTTTAGTTGAGCGCGAGGCCGATATTCTTGAGGATATGATCCGTGTGATCGATGCCCATCACGACATCCGCGAAGGGTCGATGCTGCGGGTCGGCGTTGCGCCCTGTTCGCCGTTTTCCGTGAGTCGGGAACTGATGCGCGACTCTGCGGTTTTGGCGCGCGACAAAGGCGTTATGATGCACACCCATTTGGCGGAAAATCAGGAGGATATCGCCTATAGTCGCGAGAAATTCGGCTGTACCCCCGGCGAGTTTGCGCGGGATTTGGGATGGGTCGGCGAGGATGTTTGGCATGCCCATTGTGTGAAACTTGTGGTCGAAGATTTGACATTGTTTGCAGCAACCAAAACCGGAATTGCCCATTGCCCTTGTTCAAACTGCCGCCTTGGATCGGGGATAGCACCCGTGCGCGAAATGCTGGACGCTGGGGTGCCTGTGGGGCTTGGGGTCGACGGGTCGGCGAGCAACGATATGGGGAACTTGATCGGCGAGGCGCGTCAGATGATGTTGTTGCAACGGGTGAAAAACGGAGCGGATTCCATGTCGGTGCGCGAAGCTCTTCGGGTGGCCACGCGCGGCGGCGCAGAAGTTCTGGGGCGCAATGACTGTGGCCAGATTGCCGTGGGGAAACGTGCGGACCTTGCGATTTGGGATTTGGGTGGAATAGAGGCCGCTGGGAGTTGGGATCCCGCCGCCATTCTTTTGGCAGGGCCACAAAAAGTTCGGGATTTATTTGTAGAAGGGCGCCATGTGGTTAAGGAGTATCAGCTCACAACGGTTGATTTACCCAAGGCGATTGAAACACAAAACCAACTCGCGCGGGCGTTGATGGCGTAG
- the hisN gene encoding histidinol-phosphatase, protein MTLPDSEIQSIKDCAMAMADAARSVTLAYFRTDQLATENKLNEGFDPVTRADREAEQAMRGILAERRPDDAILGEEFGAQAGTSGLTWVLDPIDGTRGFMSGTPTWGVLIAVSDAHGPFYGVIDQPFIGERFIGGFGEAHYSGPHRTGALGVRKTQDLADAVVFTTFPEIGTAQEGAAFHRVAAEAKLVRYGMDCYAYALLAAGQIDLVIEAGLQSYDIQAPIAVIQAAGGVVTNWQGKPAHEGGQVLAAATPALHATVLKLLAST, encoded by the coding sequence ATGACTTTGCCAGATTCCGAAATTCAATCTATCAAAGACTGTGCAATGGCAATGGCCGATGCCGCACGCTCCGTCACCCTAGCGTATTTCCGCACAGATCAGCTGGCGACCGAGAATAAGCTGAACGAGGGTTTTGATCCCGTGACACGCGCTGATCGAGAGGCCGAGCAGGCAATGCGGGGCATTTTGGCCGAGCGGCGTCCCGACGACGCAATCCTTGGCGAAGAGTTCGGCGCGCAGGCCGGAACCAGTGGCCTTACGTGGGTGCTTGACCCAATTGATGGTACGCGCGGATTTATGTCCGGTACGCCGACTTGGGGTGTTCTCATCGCGGTTTCCGACGCGCATGGCCCTTTTTATGGCGTTATTGATCAGCCGTTTATAGGCGAACGTTTTATTGGCGGATTTGGGGAGGCGCATTATTCTGGTCCCCACCGAACGGGTGCCCTTGGCGTGCGCAAAACGCAAGATCTTGCGGATGCCGTGGTGTTTACAACCTTTCCTGAAATTGGAACGGCGCAGGAAGGCGCAGCGTTTCACCGTGTTGCAGCTGAGGCCAAATTGGTGCGCTATGGGATGGATTGCTATGCCTATGCTCTTCTTGCTGCTGGGCAAATCGACCTCGTGATCGAGGCGGGTTTGCAATCTTACGACATTCAGGCCCCGATTGCCGTCATCCAAGCCGCGGGTGGTGTTGTCACAAATTGGCAGGGCAAGCCAGCCCATGAAGGCGGGCAGGTTCTCGCCGCAGCAACACCAGCACTCCACGCCACAGTGCTCAAACTTCTCGCGTCCACCTAA
- a CDS encoding helix-turn-helix domain-containing protein codes for MKHPVDIHVGKRIRHRRWMVGMTQQQLAERVGIKFQQIQKYETGMNRVSASRLWDISDAMGIEVSFFFEGLGRSEAVESTDAARGDFMADKEALELVRSYYAIPENQRRRLFELARVLSDVA; via the coding sequence ATGAAACATCCCGTTGATATCCATGTTGGAAAACGTATCCGCCACCGTCGATGGATGGTTGGCATGACGCAGCAACAGCTGGCCGAGCGCGTTGGAATAAAATTCCAGCAGATACAAAAATACGAAACGGGTATGAATCGTGTGTCAGCTTCTCGACTTTGGGATATTTCCGACGCGATGGGAATTGAAGTTAGTTTCTTCTTTGAAGGATTGGGGCGTTCCGAGGCTGTTGAGTCCACTGATGCCGCACGTGGCGACTTCATGGCAGACAAAGAAGCTCTGGAGTTGGTGCGGTCCTACTATGCAATTCCGGAAAACCAGCGCCGCCGCTTGTTTGAGTTGGCCCGCGTCTTAAGCGACGTCGCTTAA
- a CDS encoding NADPH:quinone oxidoreductase family protein translates to MLGYVVDELGSASIRSINPPKLRSFDVLVDVAACGVNFADLLMIEGTYQEKHDRPFCPGMEISGVITAAGAQVKSLKVGDRVAGFPGHGGLAEQAVVEAERCIRLPDSIPFDVAAAFQVAYGTSHLALSHKARLVAGETLLVLGAAGGVGLTAVELGKLMGAKVIAVVRGVEKHDAVRQAGADHVLDSESPDLRQQIKDLGGADVVYDPVGGELFNTALRATNPDGRILVIGFASGTVPPIPANILLVKNITVIGFYWSGYLKFAPKVITDSLEQLLAWYSDGKLHLHISHKLPLAQADQALALLRDRKSTGKVVVLP, encoded by the coding sequence ATGCTTGGATATGTCGTCGACGAGCTTGGATCGGCATCAATTCGGTCGATTAATCCTCCCAAATTGCGCTCATTTGACGTCCTAGTTGACGTAGCGGCATGCGGAGTCAACTTCGCGGATTTGTTGATGATTGAGGGGACATATCAAGAAAAACATGACCGGCCCTTCTGTCCGGGCATGGAAATTTCTGGTGTGATAACAGCCGCAGGGGCGCAAGTTAAGTCCCTCAAAGTTGGCGATCGCGTCGCAGGCTTCCCCGGACATGGCGGGCTTGCAGAGCAAGCCGTTGTCGAAGCTGAACGGTGTATTCGCCTTCCCGACTCAATCCCATTTGACGTCGCGGCCGCGTTTCAAGTTGCCTATGGCACCTCACATTTGGCGCTCAGCCACAAGGCGCGCTTGGTTGCGGGAGAAACTTTACTGGTTCTCGGTGCAGCCGGGGGTGTCGGCCTGACTGCTGTCGAATTGGGCAAACTCATGGGGGCCAAAGTGATCGCAGTGGTGCGGGGTGTCGAAAAACACGATGCCGTTCGTCAGGCAGGGGCCGATCACGTGCTCGACAGCGAATCGCCTGACTTGAGACAGCAAATCAAGGATCTCGGTGGCGCGGATGTTGTGTACGACCCCGTCGGAGGCGAGTTGTTCAACACAGCATTGCGGGCGACCAATCCAGACGGCCGAATTTTGGTGATTGGGTTTGCCAGCGGCACCGTCCCGCCGATTCCCGCGAATATTCTGCTGGTTAAAAACATTACGGTGATAGGTTTTTACTGGTCGGGGTATTTGAAATTCGCCCCAAAAGTTATAACCGACAGCCTTGAGCAGCTTTTGGCCTGGTATTCGGACGGTAAACTTCACCTTCATATCAGCCACAAACTGCCGCTCGCGCAAGCGGATCAGGCGCTGGCGCTGCTGCGCGACCGAAAATCGACTGGTAAGGTTGTCGTGCTCCCGTGA
- a CDS encoding LysR family transcriptional regulator encodes MPRNLDLTSLRSFVAVAEAGGVTRAAGFLNLTQSAVSMQLKRLEESLDMSLLDRSSRTIAITASGEQLLSYARRMLKLNDEVFALMTHQAYEGEIVLGVPHDIVYPAIPEVLKRFNAEYPRMRVQLLSSVTVSLKEKFRRGEVDIILTTEEGCDTGGETLMNRDLVWVGAKGGTVWRDRPLKLAFEPHCMFRMAAQKALDAANIPWEMAVESDSTRTIEASVSADLAVHSVLDGMEAPHLEQIRHGGALPDLGSKKVNMFISELATSQVALDLAEFLRQAYNRVSAGSDHGSTTTLPVDFRSRSSASA; translated from the coding sequence ATGCCCCGAAATCTAGACCTTACGTCGTTACGTTCCTTTGTCGCCGTTGCAGAGGCGGGCGGCGTGACGCGGGCCGCGGGTTTTCTCAACCTGACACAATCGGCGGTTTCGATGCAGCTCAAACGTTTGGAAGAATCCCTCGACATGTCGCTGTTGGATCGCTCCTCAAGGACAATTGCAATTACCGCTTCAGGCGAGCAATTGCTGTCCTACGCTCGCCGGATGCTCAAATTAAATGACGAAGTTTTCGCGCTGATGACTCACCAAGCTTATGAGGGCGAAATTGTATTGGGGGTGCCGCATGACATTGTGTACCCCGCGATTCCAGAAGTTTTGAAGCGCTTTAACGCTGAATACCCGCGCATGCGCGTTCAGCTTTTGTCGTCGGTCACGGTGAGTTTAAAAGAGAAGTTTAGACGTGGCGAGGTGGATATTATTCTGACCACAGAAGAGGGGTGCGATACAGGCGGTGAAACCTTGATGAATCGCGATCTGGTGTGGGTGGGGGCCAAGGGGGGCACTGTGTGGCGTGATCGGCCTTTGAAGCTGGCGTTTGAGCCCCACTGTATGTTCCGAATGGCGGCGCAAAAGGCCTTGGACGCCGCAAATATCCCTTGGGAAATGGCGGTCGAGTCGGATTCAACCCGCACGATTGAGGCTTCGGTTTCGGCGGATCTAGCGGTGCATTCGGTGCTTGATGGCATGGAGGCGCCGCACTTGGAGCAGATACGTCACGGCGGGGCACTGCCCGATTTGGGGTCCAAAAAAGTGAACATGTTCATCTCGGAACTGGCCACCTCCCAAGTCGCGTTAGATTTGGCGGAATTCTTGCGCCAAGCCTATAATCGCGTGTCCGCAGGTTCGGATCACGGGAGCACGACAACCTTACCAGTCGATTTTCGGTCGCGCAGCAGCGCCAGCGCCTGA
- a CDS encoding DUF1127 domain-containing protein translates to MTHTITSFGPTTLKSPTKTLRLLSMIASTYRQRRALARLDDAALTDLGLSRSDATQEANRPIWDVPTTWRR, encoded by the coding sequence ATGACACACACAATTACAAGTTTCGGCCCAACCACCCTGAAGTCCCCAACAAAAACTTTGCGCCTTTTGTCGATGATTGCGAGCACATATCGCCAGCGCCGCGCTCTTGCGCGCTTGGATGATGCCGCCCTCACCGATTTGGGCCTGTCCCGCAGCGACGCCACCCAAGAAGCAAACCGCCCAATCTGGGATGTTCCTACGACTTGGCGTCGTTAA
- a CDS encoding Bax inhibitor-1 family protein, translating into MAQFDTARTGAGTRSAAIDAGLRAHMNKVYGTMSVGLLITALAAWAIGNMAMTTDPSLAVSQISDTKYLTALGNTLYGSPLKWVIMFLPLGMVFGFSAMINKLSAAGAQLFFYAFATAMGLSLSSIFLMYTGASIVQVFLVTSIAFAGLSLYGYTTKKDLSAMGTFLIMGVIGLLVASVVNIFLQSGALMFAISAIGVLIFAGLTAYDTQKIKNNYIAHAQQGDSEWMAKSAIMGALNLYLDFINMFMFMLQLFGNRN; encoded by the coding sequence ATGGCACAATTTGATACGGCCCGCACAGGCGCAGGTACGCGCAGTGCAGCAATCGACGCAGGACTTCGCGCCCACATGAACAAAGTTTACGGCACAATGTCCGTAGGCCTGTTGATCACGGCTTTGGCCGCTTGGGCTATTGGCAACATGGCGATGACAACGGATCCGTCCCTAGCTGTCTCGCAGATTTCTGATACCAAATATCTCACGGCCCTTGGCAATACTCTTTATGGCTCACCGCTTAAATGGGTGATCATGTTCCTTCCTTTGGGTATGGTATTCGGCTTTAGCGCGATGATTAACAAACTGTCTGCCGCTGGCGCGCAGTTGTTCTTCTATGCGTTTGCCACGGCAATGGGCCTGTCACTAAGTTCGATCTTCCTTATGTATACTGGCGCGTCCATCGTTCAGGTGTTTTTGGTGACTTCGATCGCTTTCGCAGGTCTGAGCCTTTATGGCTACACGACCAAAAAAGACCTTTCCGCGATGGGGACCTTCCTTATCATGGGTGTAATCGGCCTTTTGGTTGCGTCCGTTGTTAACATCTTCTTGCAATCTGGCGCGCTTATGTTCGCGATTTCCGCGATTGGTGTGCTGATCTTCGCAGGCCTTACCGCCTACGACACGCAAAAAATCAAGAACAACTACATCGCGCACGCACAACAAGGTGATAGCGAGTGGATGGCGAAATCCGCCATTATGGGCGCGCTAAACCTCTACCTCGACTTCATCAACATGTTCATGTTCATGCTGCAACTCTTTGGAAACCGCAACTAA
- the rpmG gene encoding 50S ribosomal protein L33 produces the protein MAKPTTIKIRLNSSAGTGHFYVTKKNARTMTEKMTVNKYDPVIRKHVEYKEGKIK, from the coding sequence ATGGCGAAGCCTACCACAATCAAAATCCGCCTGAACTCGTCCGCGGGCACAGGCCACTTCTATGTGACTAAGAAAAATGCTCGTACGATGACTGAAAAAATGACGGTCAACAAATACGACCCAGTTATCCGTAAACACGTTGAGTACAAAGAAGGCAAAATCAAGTAA
- a CDS encoding ABC transporter substrate-binding protein codes for MRFVNFSSVLVYCMSLQAALGFEVEEHYVHQGAGANTLRIISTADAEVFNPIIEAFQTQYPSMTIDYTIASSTQLMQALFEEGAEFDLAISSAMDLQTKLANDGFVQTYRSEATDILPKWAKWRNQVFAFTQEPAVLVVSEDEFLDRPIPTTREDLITMLRDNQEAFSGRIGTYDVRKSGAGYLFATQDSRNTDSYWRLTEVMGRLNARLYRGSHEMIADVAAGRLALAYNVVGSYAQSQLADTPGIRIIEFDDYLSVMLRTALIPNTAKNPEGAGDMIDFLASLNMRADLTLKTNLPPINAQSLEDNSAARVIRLGPGLLVFLDHMTKETFLRSWENSIEQK; via the coding sequence ATGCGTTTCGTTAATTTTTCCAGCGTCTTAGTTTATTGTATGTCGCTTCAGGCCGCCCTCGGTTTTGAGGTCGAAGAGCATTATGTTCATCAAGGAGCAGGCGCGAACACCTTGCGGATTATTTCCACAGCGGACGCTGAGGTTTTTAACCCAATCATCGAAGCGTTTCAGACGCAGTATCCGAGCATGACGATTGACTACACCATCGCGAGCAGCACCCAGCTTATGCAGGCGCTTTTTGAAGAGGGGGCAGAGTTTGACCTCGCGATCTCCAGTGCGATGGACTTGCAGACGAAATTGGCCAACGACGGCTTCGTGCAAACCTACCGTTCAGAAGCGACAGATATCCTGCCGAAATGGGCCAAATGGCGTAATCAGGTTTTCGCCTTCACCCAAGAACCCGCCGTGCTCGTGGTCTCGGAAGACGAGTTTTTGGACCGACCCATCCCGACAACCCGCGAAGATCTGATCACGATGCTGCGCGATAACCAAGAGGCGTTTTCAGGGCGGATCGGGACTTATGACGTACGCAAATCTGGGGCAGGGTACCTTTTTGCCACCCAAGACTCGCGCAACACCGATTCCTATTGGCGTTTGACCGAAGTTATGGGGCGGCTTAATGCGCGGCTGTATCGCGGGTCACATGAAATGATTGCTGACGTCGCTGCGGGACGGTTGGCCTTGGCGTATAATGTCGTTGGCAGCTATGCCCAGTCTCAACTCGCAGACACGCCCGGGATACGGATTATAGAGTTTGATGACTACCTCTCGGTTATGCTGCGCACGGCTCTGATCCCGAATACAGCGAAGAATCCTGAGGGTGCGGGCGATATGATCGATTTCCTCGCGAGTCTCAATATGCGCGCAGACCTGACCCTTAAGACGAATCTCCCACCGATCAACGCCCAATCCCTTGAGGACAACAGCGCCGCACGCGTTATTCGGCTGGGACCGGGGTTGCTTGTTTTTCTGGATCACATGACGAAGGAAACCTTCCTGCGCAGCTGGGAGAACTCTATTGAACAGAAATAA